The Tardiphaga alba genome includes a window with the following:
- a CDS encoding methyltransferase domain-containing protein yields MSSGEMIADRRFDYGRDLELRGDLAGAADLFTQAIELAPEFASAWFALGDIRERQGDKAGAIEAFRRAKATDGADYLGADLRLLRLTGDQLAAMSPHYVTTLYDQYASKFEQSLVGELGYRGPALLFDAVCEATSQRMRFHRAVDLGCGTGLAAQAFQKCVEEFIGIDLSAEMIKRAQATGLYKALETSDAVDGLRQQSDASADLVLAADMMIYIHDLAPLFMEVSRVLKTGGLFAFTAETHNGDGVTLGAGLRFAQSEAHLRGLLGTAGLVVEHIDNASIRTEGEMPVPSLVMVASKA; encoded by the coding sequence ATGTCATCCGGCGAAATGATCGCCGACCGTCGTTTCGATTATGGACGCGATCTTGAGCTCCGGGGCGATCTCGCGGGTGCGGCCGATCTGTTCACGCAGGCCATCGAACTGGCGCCGGAATTCGCCTCGGCCTGGTTCGCGCTAGGCGATATCCGCGAGCGGCAGGGCGACAAAGCCGGAGCGATCGAGGCGTTCCGGCGCGCCAAGGCGACAGATGGCGCCGATTACCTAGGCGCAGACCTGCGGCTGTTGCGGCTTACCGGCGATCAGCTGGCGGCGATGTCGCCGCACTACGTCACCACGCTTTATGATCAATACGCGTCGAAATTCGAGCAATCCCTTGTTGGTGAACTCGGCTATCGCGGTCCGGCGCTGCTGTTCGACGCGGTGTGCGAAGCGACGTCGCAGCGGATGCGTTTCCACCGCGCCGTCGATCTCGGCTGCGGCACCGGTCTCGCCGCGCAAGCATTCCAGAAATGCGTCGAGGAATTCATCGGCATCGATCTCTCCGCCGAGATGATCAAGCGCGCGCAGGCGACGGGGCTTTACAAGGCGCTGGAGACGAGCGATGCGGTCGATGGCCTGCGGCAGCAGTCCGATGCGAGCGCCGATCTCGTGCTTGCTGCCGACATGATGATCTACATCCACGACCTCGCGCCGTTGTTCATGGAGGTCTCGCGTGTGCTGAAGACCGGCGGGTTGTTCGCCTTCACCGCAGAGACCCACAACGGCGATGGCGTCACCCTCGGCGCCGGTCTTCGTTTCGCGCAAAGCGAGGCACATTTGCGCGGCCTGCTCGGCACTGCGGGTCTTGTCGTCGAACACATCGACAACGCCTCGATCCGTACCGAAGGCGAGATGCCCGTGCCGAGCCTCGTGATGGTGGCTTCGAAAGCCTGA
- a CDS encoding ligase-associated DNA damage response exonuclease yields MRPQDILIPEPAGLLCKPGGFHIDPVRPVDRAVITHGHSDHARPGHGAVLATRETLDMMRLRYGENFAGSTQEISYGESLKLGDVTISCHPAGHVLGSAQIAVTCKGTCIVASGDYKDAHDPTCTPFEVVPCDVFITEATFGLPVFRHGDAADEVRKLLASVALFPERAHLVGAYSLGKAQRVIKLIREAGYDAPIYLHGAMEKITSYYQQRGIDLGELRPVKGVKKADLAGTITLAPPSATSDLWTRRFPDPVTAFASGWMRVRARARQRGIELPLIISDHADWDGLCATIGATGAGEIWVTHGQEDALVHWCQSKGLIARPLALVGYGDEEEEESLPAGESADA; encoded by the coding sequence ATGCGCCCGCAAGACATCCTGATCCCCGAACCGGCCGGCCTTCTCTGCAAACCCGGTGGATTCCACATCGATCCGGTCAGACCGGTCGATCGTGCGGTCATTACCCACGGCCATTCCGACCACGCCCGCCCCGGCCATGGCGCCGTGCTGGCGACGCGGGAGACGCTGGACATGATGCGGCTGCGCTATGGGGAGAATTTTGCGGGTTCGACGCAGGAAATTTCCTACGGCGAAAGCCTCAAACTCGGCGACGTCACCATCTCCTGCCATCCGGCCGGGCATGTACTCGGCTCCGCGCAGATCGCGGTGACTTGCAAGGGCACCTGCATCGTCGCCTCCGGCGACTACAAGGACGCGCATGATCCGACCTGTACGCCGTTCGAGGTGGTGCCGTGCGATGTGTTCATCACCGAAGCAACGTTCGGCCTGCCGGTGTTTCGGCACGGCGATGCCGCGGATGAGGTGCGCAAGCTGCTGGCCTCCGTTGCACTGTTTCCGGAGCGGGCGCATCTGGTCGGTGCCTATTCGTTGGGAAAGGCGCAGCGGGTGATCAAGCTGATCCGCGAGGCCGGCTACGACGCACCAATCTATCTGCATGGCGCCATGGAGAAGATCACCAGTTACTATCAGCAGCGCGGCATCGATCTCGGCGAGCTGCGCCCGGTGAAGGGCGTGAAGAAGGCCGACCTCGCCGGCACCATCACACTGGCACCGCCATCGGCGACGTCCGATCTGTGGACGCGGCGTTTTCCCGATCCGGTCACGGCCTTTGCATCCGGATGGATGCGCGTGCGTGCGCGCGCGCGGCAGCGTGGCATCGAGCTGCCGCTGATTATTTCCGATCATGCGGATTGGGACGGGCTTTGCGCCACCATCGGCGCGACCGGTGCTGGAGAAATCTGGGTCACGCACGGACAGGAAGATGCGCTGGTGCATTGGTGCCAGAGCAAGGGGCTGATCGC